The Lutra lutra chromosome 10, mLutLut1.2, whole genome shotgun sequence genome contains a region encoding:
- the LOC125079259 gene encoding calcitonin receptor-stimulating peptide 1-like: MGFWKFSPFLVLSILALYQVGVLQAAPFRSALESPTDPDVRNEEEMRLLLAAVMKEYVQMQMKAQELPQEQETEGSRVTVQKRSCSSATCVAHWLGGLLSRAGSVANTNLLPTSMGFKVYNRHGRELRA, translated from the exons ATGGGCTTCTGGAAGTTCTCTCCTTTCCTGGTTCTCAGCATCCTGGCCCTGTACCAGGTGGGCGTCCTCCAGGCGGCACCATTCAG gtCTGCTCTGGAGAGTCCTACAGACCCTGATGTGCGCAACGAGGAGGAAATGCGACTCCTGCTGGCTGCAGTGATGAAGGAGTATGTGCAGATGCAGATGAAGGCCCAGGAGCTGCCCCAGGAGCAGGAGACTGAGGGCTCCAG AGTCACCGTCCAGAAGAGATCCTGCAGCTCTGCCACCTGTGTGGCCCACTGGCTGGGAGGCTTGCTGAGCAGAGCTGGAAGTGTAGCAAACACCAACCTCCTGCCTACCAGCATGGGATTCAAAGTCTACAATCGCCATGGCAGGGAGCTTAGGGCTTAA